From the Pseudomonas sp. SORT22 genome, one window contains:
- the earP gene encoding elongation factor P maturation arginine rhamnosyltransferase EarP gives MKTHWDIFCCVVDNYGDIGVTWRLARQLVAEQGLAVRLWVDDLKAFVRICPEGRADAVQQWQHGVDVRQWPGEWQDTAVAQVVIGAFACQLPPAYVQAMLDQPRAPLWLNLDYLSAEDWVEGCHGLPSPQANGLRKVFFFPGFTRKTGGLLREANLLSQRDALQQDPAARKAFLQGLGVTPENNARLISLFAYENPGVASWLDVLAADSRPNHLLVPEGRVLGDVQAWLGEQALSVGNIARRGALTVQILPFVSQDDYDRLLWCCDFNAVRGEDSFVRAQWAARPLLWHIYVQEEYAHWEKLEAFLDLYILELSAPAGAALVQLWRAWNMDSDMGQAWQQVLAHWDELDRHARRWSAVQAAQPDLAAALVQFYRNWL, from the coding sequence ATGAAAACGCACTGGGACATCTTCTGTTGTGTCGTCGACAACTACGGCGACATCGGCGTGACCTGGCGTCTGGCCCGGCAATTGGTGGCCGAGCAGGGCCTCGCGGTGCGCCTGTGGGTGGATGACCTGAAGGCGTTCGTGCGTATCTGCCCCGAAGGCCGGGCCGATGCCGTCCAGCAATGGCAGCACGGCGTTGATGTGCGCCAATGGCCTGGCGAGTGGCAGGACACGGCGGTAGCGCAGGTGGTGATTGGCGCGTTCGCTTGTCAGTTGCCGCCCGCTTATGTGCAGGCGATGCTCGATCAGCCACGTGCGCCATTGTGGCTGAACCTGGATTATCTCAGCGCCGAAGACTGGGTCGAAGGCTGCCATGGTTTGCCGTCGCCCCAGGCCAATGGCTTGCGCAAGGTGTTTTTCTTTCCGGGCTTCACCCGCAAAACCGGCGGCTTGCTGCGTGAGGCAAACCTGCTGTCACAGCGCGACGCGCTCCAGCAGGACCCGGCTGCACGCAAGGCATTTCTGCAGGGCCTGGGCGTAACGCCAGAAAACAATGCCCGGCTGATTTCGCTGTTCGCCTACGAAAACCCCGGCGTGGCCAGTTGGCTGGACGTGCTGGCCGCCGACAGCCGCCCCAACCACCTGTTGGTACCCGAAGGGCGCGTGCTGGGTGACGTTCAGGCCTGGCTTGGCGAACAGGCGCTGAGCGTGGGCAATATTGCCCGGCGCGGTGCGCTGACCGTGCAGATCCTGCCCTTCGTCAGCCAGGACGATTACGACCGGCTGCTCTGGTGCTGCGATTTCAACGCGGTGCGTGGCGAAGATTCTTTCGTCCGTGCGCAGTGGGCGGCACGGCCGCTGCTCTGGCATATCTATGTGCAGGAAGAATACGCCCACTGGGAAAAACTCGAGGCGTTTCTCGACCTGTACATCCTGGAATTGTCCGCCCCGGCGGGGGCTGCGCTGGTGCAATTGTGGCGAGCCTGGAACATGGACAGCGACATGGGGCAGGCCTGGCAACAGGTGCTGGCGCACTGGGACGAACTGGACCGGCATGCCCGCCGCTGGAGCGCAGTACAGGCCGCTCAGCCGGACCTTGCCGCGGCGCTGGTACAGTTTTACCGAAATTGGCTATGA
- a CDS encoding elongation factor P has translation MKTGKELKPGTVIRIDNDPWLVQKAEFTKSGRNSAIMKTKLKNLLTGYKTETVYSADDKLDDVILDRKEATLSFINGDTYTFMDTTDYTMYELNAEDIEAVLPFIEEGMEDVCEAVFFEERLVSVDLPTTIVRQVDYTEGSARGDTSGKVMKPAKLKNGTELSVADFIEIGDWIEIDTREGGSYKGRAKV, from the coding sequence ATGAAAACTGGTAAAGAACTGAAACCCGGTACCGTGATCCGTATCGACAACGATCCATGGCTGGTTCAGAAGGCTGAGTTCACCAAGTCGGGCCGTAACAGCGCGATCATGAAAACCAAGCTGAAGAACCTGCTGACCGGCTACAAGACTGAAACCGTCTACTCGGCCGACGACAAGCTGGACGACGTAATCCTGGATCGCAAAGAAGCGACCCTGTCGTTCATCAACGGCGACACCTACACCTTCATGGACACCACTGACTACACCATGTACGAGCTGAACGCCGAAGACATCGAGGCCGTTCTGCCGTTCATCGAAGAAGGCATGGAAGACGTCTGCGAAGCCGTGTTCTTCGAAGAGCGCCTGGTTTCGGTTGACCTGCCAACCACCATCGTGCGTCAGGTTGACTACACCGAAGGTTCCGCTCGCGGCGACACTTCGGGCAAGGTCATGAAGCCTGCCAAGCTGAAGAACGGCACCGAGCTGAGCGTTGCTGACTTCATCGAAATCGGCGACTGGATCGAGATCGACACTCGCGAAGGCGGCTCCTACAAGGGCCGTGCCAAGGTCTAA
- a CDS encoding organic hydroperoxide resistance protein has product MQKVTPLYIAQATSTGGRDGKSSSSDGKLEVQLSTPKELGGAGGDGTNPEQLFAAGYSACFIGALKFVAGQQKKALPADSSITAKVGIGQIPGGFGLDIDLNINLPGLDQAEAQALVDAAHQVCPYSNATRGNVDVRLHVTV; this is encoded by the coding sequence ATGCAAAAAGTCACTCCGCTGTACATTGCCCAAGCCACATCCACCGGTGGCCGCGACGGTAAATCGAGCTCCAGCGACGGCAAGCTGGAAGTCCAGCTGAGCACCCCCAAGGAACTGGGCGGCGCCGGTGGTGACGGCACCAACCCCGAACAGCTGTTTGCCGCCGGCTATTCGGCCTGCTTTATCGGCGCCCTGAAGTTTGTCGCCGGCCAGCAGAAAAAGGCCCTGCCTGCTGACAGCTCGATCACTGCCAAGGTCGGCATCGGCCAGATTCCGGGTGGCTTCGGTCTGGATATCGACCTGAACATCAACCTGCCGGGCCTGGACCAGGCTGAGGCGCAAGCACTGGTTGACGCCGCTCACCAGGTCTGCCCGTACTCCAATGCCACCCGTGGCAATGTCGATGTACGCCTGCATGTGACTGTCTGA
- a CDS encoding MarR family transcriptional regulator produces MNADPKAPAPCDELRLDNQVCFALHSTSLLMTKVYKPLLHKLGLTYPQYLAMLVLWEQDGLTVGEISQRLLTDPGSLTPLLKRLEAEGLLKRTRSREDERVVLVQLSDQGRALQARAKDVPHCILAASGENLQRLQKLQADLLELRANLQKSL; encoded by the coding sequence ATGAACGCCGACCCGAAAGCGCCCGCTCCCTGCGACGAACTGCGCCTGGATAACCAGGTGTGCTTTGCTCTGCATTCGACTTCGCTGCTGATGACCAAGGTCTACAAGCCGCTGCTGCACAAGCTTGGGCTGACGTACCCACAATACCTGGCGATGTTGGTGCTGTGGGAACAGGACGGCCTGACCGTCGGCGAGATAAGCCAGCGCCTGCTCACCGATCCAGGCTCGCTCACTCCCTTGCTCAAGCGCCTGGAAGCCGAAGGCCTGCTCAAGCGTACCCGCAGCCGTGAAGATGAACGGGTCGTGCTGGTGCAGTTGAGCGACCAGGGCCGCGCCTTGCAAGCCCGGGCCAAGGATGTGCCGCACTGCATCCTCGCCGCCAGTGGCGAGAACCTCCAACGCCTGCAAAAGCTGCAGGCCGACTTGCTGGAACTGCGCGCCAACCTGCAAAAAAGCCTCTGA
- a CDS encoding LysR family transcriptional regulator: MNPDALTEQLSLFLDVLETGSFSATARRHPLTPSAVARRIDSLESAVGSRLFVRSTHAVRPTPAGNAFAERARRIVEELRLARAEAVSLSNAPEGLIRIDAPAAFGRRHLAPAIADFLVAYPGLDVQLRLIDSFVDLHGAHLGEVDLVLRAGPLADTRLVATPLAYMVRIACASPGYLAQRGIPASPAELPEHDGLDWDGLAPPFAWRFAVEGQMRLYRPTRMRMSANNAETLLFGALAGLGIAHLPTWLISEYLLRGELLPLFCDNGLPGAESSGIYALRLEHETNSRSRLLLEFLKSRFSPIPPWDLALQSELRWQ, from the coding sequence ATGAACCCCGACGCCCTGACCGAACAACTCAGCCTGTTTCTCGATGTGCTGGAAACCGGCAGCTTCTCCGCTACTGCCAGGCGTCATCCGTTGACGCCTTCGGCGGTGGCACGGCGTATCGATAGCCTGGAAAGCGCAGTCGGCAGCCGCCTGTTCGTGCGCAGTACCCATGCGGTAAGGCCGACGCCGGCGGGCAATGCCTTTGCCGAGCGCGCCCGGCGAATTGTCGAAGAACTGCGCCTGGCCCGGGCTGAAGCGGTGTCGCTGAGCAATGCCCCGGAAGGCCTGATTCGCATCGACGCCCCGGCCGCCTTCGGCCGCCGCCACCTGGCCCCGGCCATCGCCGATTTCCTCGTTGCCTATCCCGGCCTGGACGTACAACTGCGCCTGATCGACAGCTTCGTCGACCTGCACGGCGCGCACCTGGGCGAAGTCGACCTGGTACTGCGCGCCGGCCCGCTGGCCGACACTCGCCTGGTGGCCACGCCGCTGGCCTATATGGTGCGCATTGCCTGCGCCAGCCCCGGCTATCTGGCCCAGCGCGGCATTCCCGCCAGCCCGGCTGAACTGCCTGAACACGATGGCCTGGACTGGGACGGCCTGGCCCCGCCCTTCGCCTGGCGCTTCGCGGTCGAGGGGCAGATGCGCCTGTACCGCCCGACGCGCATGCGCATGAGTGCCAACAATGCCGAAACCCTGCTGTTCGGCGCCCTCGCCGGCCTGGGCATCGCCCACCTGCCCACCTGGCTGATCAGCGAGTACCTGCTGCGCGGCGAATTGCTGCCGCTATTCTGTGACAACGGATTGCCCGGCGCCGAAAGCAGTGGCATCTATGCCCTGCGCCTGGAACATGAAACGAACTCTCGCAGCCGTTTGCTGCTCGAATTCCTCAAGAGCCGCTTCAGCCCGATCCCGCCATGGGACCTGGCGCTGCAAAGCGAGCTGCGCTGGCAGTAA
- a CDS encoding sulfite exporter TauE/SafE family protein — MIEWAIYIALGAALGTVGGLFGIGGGLIAIPALGVLFGLDQQLAQGTALVMVVPNVLLALWRYHQRNRIELRHALPLAASSFVFAWLGSIWAVGVDAQAMRFGFVLFLVALAAWNLARMFMRTAQPSSELRQPWPWLGVLGSGAGVLGGLFGVGGAVVATPVLTSVFGTTQVVAQGLSLALAAPSTAVTLLTYGLHQHVQWSMGIPLAIGGLLSISWGVKLAHALPEKVLRSLFCGFLVLCAVMLAFKI, encoded by the coding sequence ATGATCGAGTGGGCGATATACATAGCGCTAGGCGCGGCACTGGGCACCGTAGGCGGGTTGTTCGGCATTGGTGGCGGGCTGATCGCGATTCCGGCGTTGGGGGTGCTGTTCGGCCTCGACCAGCAACTGGCCCAGGGCACGGCGTTGGTGATGGTGGTGCCCAACGTGCTGTTGGCACTGTGGCGGTATCACCAGCGCAATCGCATTGAGCTCAGGCATGCGCTGCCGCTGGCGGCGAGCAGCTTTGTGTTTGCCTGGCTGGGCTCGATCTGGGCGGTGGGCGTCGATGCCCAGGCCATGCGCTTTGGCTTCGTGCTGTTTCTGGTGGCGCTGGCGGCCTGGAACCTGGCGCGGATGTTCATGCGCACGGCGCAGCCATCCAGTGAACTGCGCCAGCCCTGGCCGTGGCTGGGCGTGCTGGGCAGCGGCGCCGGGGTGCTGGGCGGCTTGTTCGGGGTCGGCGGGGCGGTGGTGGCAACGCCGGTGCTGACCAGCGTTTTCGGCACCACCCAGGTGGTTGCCCAGGGTTTGTCGCTGGCGTTGGCGGCCCCGAGTACGGCCGTTACTTTGCTGACTTATGGTCTGCATCAACACGTGCAGTGGAGCATGGGCATCCCGCTGGCGATCGGTGGCCTGCTGAGCATCAGTTGGGGTGTGAAACTGGCTCACGCCCTGCCGGAAAAAGTCCTGCGTTCGCTGTTCTGCGGTTTTCTGGTGCTGTGCGCGGTAATGCTCGCGTTCAAGATCTGA
- a CDS encoding LysR family transcriptional regulator — MSQYQSIDSDVLRTFVAIAEHGGFTRAGEVVNRSQSAVSMQMKRLEEDIIQRQLFERDGRQVRLTAEGQVLLGYARRILKLHGEVFNTLRMPHMVGVVRIGTPDDYAMRFLPGILSSFAQAYPLVQVEVHCESSRQLMQRQDLDLTIVTREPGNEIGQLLRRERAVWVQAQGFCPHEHNPLPLAMFNCDCYCRTWACNALDAIEKEYRIAYTSASTAAIMAVVSAGLAVTAQLQSLITSDLQIIGEAEGLPPLPTASIMLLRNRTTQSEMTDCLADYIIEGFRS, encoded by the coding sequence TTGTCCCAGTACCAGAGTATCGATTCCGACGTGCTGCGCACCTTTGTCGCCATCGCCGAACACGGCGGCTTCACCCGTGCCGGCGAAGTGGTCAACCGTAGCCAGTCGGCGGTGAGCATGCAGATGAAACGCCTGGAGGAGGACATCATCCAGCGCCAGCTGTTCGAGCGCGATGGCCGCCAGGTGCGCCTGACCGCCGAGGGCCAGGTGCTGCTGGGCTATGCCCGGCGGATCCTCAAGTTGCACGGCGAGGTGTTCAATACCCTGCGCATGCCGCACATGGTCGGGGTGGTGCGCATCGGCACCCCGGACGACTACGCCATGCGCTTTTTGCCAGGCATCCTCTCAAGTTTTGCCCAGGCCTATCCGTTGGTGCAGGTCGAGGTGCACTGCGAAAGTTCGCGGCAGCTGATGCAACGCCAGGATCTGGACCTGACCATCGTCACTCGCGAGCCTGGCAACGAAATCGGCCAGTTGCTGCGCCGCGAGCGCGCAGTGTGGGTGCAGGCCCAGGGCTTCTGCCCGCATGAGCACAACCCGCTGCCGCTGGCGATGTTCAACTGCGATTGTTACTGCCGGACCTGGGCCTGCAACGCCCTGGATGCCATCGAGAAGGAGTACCGGATCGCCTATACCAGCGCCAGCACCGCGGCGATCATGGCCGTGGTCAGCGCCGGCCTGGCGGTCACCGCGCAATTGCAGAGCCTGATCACCAGCGACTTGCAGATCATCGGCGAGGCCGAAGGCCTGCCCCCACTGCCCACCGCCAGCATCATGCTGCTGCGCAATCGCACCACGCAGTCGGAAATGACAGACTGCCTGGCCGACTACATCATCGAGGGCTTCAGATCTTGA
- a CDS encoding DUF1127 domain-containing protein, with the protein MKGQKSLVLQYSTSQHSWIYQLTQGAAQQLLRWRQLRRERRELARLSDAALDDIGLSRADILREVERPFWDDPLKK; encoded by the coding sequence ATGAAAGGTCAGAAATCGCTTGTTCTGCAGTACTCAACGTCCCAGCACAGCTGGATCTACCAGCTCACCCAAGGGGCGGCCCAGCAACTGCTGCGTTGGCGCCAACTGCGCCGTGAGCGCCGCGAACTGGCGCGCCTGAGTGACGCGGCGCTGGACGATATCGGCTTGAGCCGCGCCGATATCCTGCGCGAGGTGGAGCGCCCGTTCTGGGATGATCCGCTGAAAAAATGA
- a CDS encoding winged helix-turn-helix domain-containing protein: MPTTQSLSLAQARRLALSAQGFNNRQASPSLGAAQLSRMIERLGVVQIDSVNALVRSHYLPLFSRLGSYPQALLDQLAWGRNRQRKLFEYWGHEASLLPLQLYPLLRWRMERARQGQGIYQQLARFGREQQATIARVLAAVTEHGALGAGSLSTRQERAGPWWDWSAEKHALEWLFAAGLVNVAGRRGFERLYDLPERVLPAALLEQPPLPEADAQRGLLLHAAQALGVATEKDLRDYFRLAPGDSRARLAELVEEGQLQACAVQGWTQAAYCLEAPKVPRKVSSSALLSPFDSLVWARERTERLFDFRYRLEIYTPAPKRVYGYYVLPFLHNERIAARVDLRAERANDCLAIHAVHEEQPGLDDAGMQALADNLQRMASWLGLAEVQLHCPRASAARLRVALAAGRVSDALA; encoded by the coding sequence ATGCCCACCACACAGTCGCTTTCCCTGGCCCAGGCGCGCCGCCTGGCGTTGTCGGCTCAAGGCTTCAACAATCGGCAGGCGAGCCCGTCGCTCGGTGCCGCGCAACTTAGCCGGATGATTGAGCGCCTGGGTGTGGTGCAGATCGATTCGGTCAATGCCCTGGTGCGTTCGCACTACCTTCCGCTGTTTTCCCGCCTCGGCAGTTATCCACAGGCGCTGCTCGATCAGCTGGCCTGGGGGCGCAACCGTCAACGCAAACTCTTCGAATACTGGGGGCATGAGGCCTCGCTGTTGCCGCTGCAGCTGTATCCACTGCTGCGCTGGCGCATGGAGCGTGCGCGCCAGGGGCAGGGGATCTATCAACAGCTGGCGCGTTTTGGCCGCGAGCAGCAAGCGACCATTGCCCGGGTGCTGGCGGCGGTGACCGAGCACGGCGCCCTCGGCGCTGGCAGCCTGTCGACCCGCCAGGAGCGCGCTGGGCCCTGGTGGGACTGGAGCGCGGAGAAGCACGCGCTGGAATGGCTGTTTGCCGCAGGGTTGGTCAATGTCGCCGGCAGGCGCGGGTTCGAGCGCTTGTATGATTTGCCCGAGCGGGTACTGCCGGCTGCATTGCTTGAGCAACCACCACTGCCGGAGGCCGACGCTCAGCGTGGGCTTTTATTGCATGCCGCACAGGCGCTGGGCGTGGCCACCGAGAAGGACCTGCGCGACTACTTTCGCCTGGCCCCCGGCGACAGCCGCGCACGCCTGGCCGAACTGGTCGAGGAGGGGCAATTGCAAGCCTGTGCGGTACAGGGCTGGACGCAAGCGGCGTATTGCCTGGAGGCGCCAAAGGTGCCGCGTAAAGTGAGCAGCAGCGCCTTGCTTTCACCCTTTGACTCGCTGGTCTGGGCGCGTGAGCGCACCGAGCGGCTGTTTGACTTTCGTTACCGCCTGGAGATCTACACGCCGGCGCCCAAGCGCGTGTACGGCTATTACGTGTTGCCGTTTTTGCACAACGAACGGATTGCCGCGCGGGTCGACCTGCGCGCCGAGCGTGCCAATGACTGCCTGGCAATCCACGCGGTGCACGAAGAGCAGCCGGGGCTGGATGACGCGGGCATGCAGGCCCTGGCCGACAACCTGCAGCGCATGGCCAGTTGGCTGGGCCTGGCCGAGGTGCAGTTGCACTGCCCGCGCGCCAGCGCCGCACGCTTGCGCGTGGCGCTGGCCGCTGGCCGCGTTAGCGACGCACTTGCTTGA
- a CDS encoding class II 3-deoxy-7-phosphoheptulonate synthase — translation MNHPWSPDSWRALPIQQQPSYPDAAHLLKVEQTLASYPPLVFAGEARELRRQFAEVTQGRAFLLQGGDCAESFAEFSAAKIRDTFKVLLQMAIVMTFAAGCPVVKIGRMAGQFAKPRSAGDETIGGVTLPAYRGDIVNGIGFDEESRIPDPERLLQAYHQSTASLNLLRAFAQGGFADLHQVHKWNLDFIANSALAEKYSQLADRIDETLAFMRACGLDSSPQLRETSFFTAHEALLLNYEEAFVRRDSLTNDYYDCSAHMLWIGDRTRQLDGAHVEFLRGVNNPIGVKVGPSMNTEELIRLIDVLNPSNDPGRLNLIVRMGADKVGEHLPALIRSVEREGRQVLWSSDPMHGNTIKASSGYKTRDFAQILSEVKQFFQVHQAEGSHAGGIHIEMTGQNVTECIGGARPITEDALCDRYHTHCDPRMNADQSLELAFLIAETLKQVRR, via the coding sequence ATGAACCACCCCTGGAGTCCTGACAGCTGGCGCGCCCTGCCGATCCAGCAGCAACCAAGCTACCCCGATGCTGCCCATCTGCTCAAGGTCGAGCAGACCCTGGCCAGCTATCCGCCGCTGGTGTTCGCCGGTGAAGCGCGGGAGCTGCGCCGCCAGTTTGCCGAAGTCACCCAGGGCCGGGCCTTCCTGCTCCAGGGCGGTGATTGCGCCGAAAGCTTCGCCGAGTTTTCCGCAGCCAAGATTCGCGACACCTTCAAGGTCCTGTTGCAAATGGCCATTGTCATGACCTTCGCCGCCGGCTGCCCGGTGGTCAAGATCGGGCGCATGGCCGGGCAATTCGCCAAGCCGCGCTCGGCGGGCGACGAGACCATTGGCGGCGTCACCCTGCCGGCCTACCGTGGCGACATCGTCAACGGCATCGGTTTCGACGAAGAAAGCCGGATCCCCGATCCGGAGCGCCTGCTGCAGGCCTACCACCAGTCCACCGCCAGCCTCAACCTGTTGCGCGCCTTTGCCCAGGGCGGCTTTGCCGACCTGCATCAGGTGCACAAGTGGAACCTGGACTTCATCGCCAACTCGGCGCTGGCAGAAAAATACAGCCAGCTGGCCGACCGCATCGACGAAACCCTGGCATTCATGCGTGCCTGCGGCCTGGACAGCTCGCCACAGCTGCGGGAAACCAGCTTCTTCACCGCCCACGAAGCGCTGCTGCTGAACTACGAAGAGGCCTTTGTACGCCGCGACAGCCTGACCAACGACTACTATGACTGCTCGGCGCACATGCTCTGGATCGGCGATCGCACCCGTCAGCTCGATGGCGCCCACGTCGAGTTCCTGCGCGGGGTGAACAACCCGATCGGGGTCAAGGTCGGGCCAAGCATGAACACCGAAGAGCTGATCCGCCTGATCGACGTGCTCAACCCCAGCAACGACCCCGGCCGCCTCAACCTGATCGTGCGCATGGGCGCCGACAAGGTCGGCGAACACCTGCCGGCGCTGATTCGCAGCGTCGAGCGCGAAGGCCGCCAGGTGCTGTGGAGTTCCGACCCGATGCACGGCAACACCATCAAGGCCAGCAGCGGCTACAAGACCCGCGATTTCGCCCAGATCCTCAGCGAGGTCAAGCAGTTCTTCCAGGTGCACCAGGCCGAAGGCAGCCATGCCGGCGGCATTCATATCGAGATGACCGGGCAGAACGTCACCGAATGCATCGGCGGCGCACGCCCCATCACCGAAGACGCCCTCTGCGACCGCTACCACACCCATTGCGACCCGCGAATGAATGCCGATCAGTCGCTGGAGCTGGCGTTCCTGATCGCCGAAACCCTCAAGCAAGTGCGTCGCTAA
- a CDS encoding spermidine synthase has protein sequence MTVERVERLLAQVQDQYGTISVLEVDDYRFLEFGEAIEQSCVFTADPSWLEYDYTRAMLIGALAHAEPESALFLGLGAGTLTQACLKFLPLEDVEAIELRPDVPRLAIEYMGLDDDPRLYIRIGDAMELLETAESADLIFVDLYTDHGPGVAHLAWSFLENCQKRLNPGGWLVINQWASDDGKPLGAALLRGLYHRHYWELPVKEGNVILMVPADLDQQLDLPGLTARAEALAPQLGYSLQPLIGAIRPAS, from the coding sequence ATGACAGTGGAACGGGTAGAGCGACTGCTGGCCCAGGTGCAGGACCAGTACGGCACCATCAGCGTGCTGGAAGTCGACGACTATCGCTTTCTCGAATTTGGCGAGGCGATCGAGCAGAGTTGCGTGTTCACCGCCGACCCGAGCTGGCTGGAGTACGACTACACCCGTGCCATGCTGATCGGCGCGCTGGCTCACGCCGAGCCCGAGAGCGCGTTGTTCCTGGGGCTCGGTGCCGGCACCCTGACCCAGGCCTGCCTGAAGTTCCTGCCGCTGGAAGACGTCGAAGCCATCGAGTTGCGCCCGGATGTGCCGCGCCTGGCCATCGAGTACATGGGCCTGGATGACGACCCGCGCCTGTACATTCGTATCGGCGATGCCATGGAACTGCTGGAGACGGCCGAATCCGCCGACCTGATCTTCGTCGACCTCTACACCGACCACGGCCCGGGGGTCGCGCACCTGGCCTGGAGTTTTCTGGAAAACTGCCAGAAACGCCTGAACCCTGGTGGCTGGCTGGTGATCAACCAGTGGGCCAGCGACGACGGCAAGCCACTGGGTGCGGCGCTGCTGCGCGGCCTTTATCATCGGCATTACTGGGAATTGCCGGTCAAGGAGGGCAATGTGATCCTCATGGTCCCGGCTGACCTCGACCAGCAGCTCGATCTGCCGGGCCTGACCGCGCGGGCCGAGGCGCTGGCGCCGCAACTGGGCTACTCGTTGCAACCGCTGATCGGTGCGATTCGCCCGGCGTCCTGA
- a CDS encoding class III extradiol ring-cleavage dioxygenase, with product MLPSLFISHGSPMLALEPGASGPALTRLAAELPRPKAIVVVSAHWESRELWVSSHPQPETWHDFGGFPAALYAVQYPAPGEPALAERLIGLLGDAGLAARLDPKRPFDHGVWVPLSLMYPAADIPVVQVSLPSQMGPQLQEQVGKALAQLREDNILLIGSGSITHNLRELDWQAGPESVEPWALAFRDWIIDKLVADDTPALHDYRQQAPFAVRNHPSDEHLLPLYFARGAGGRFGIAHQGFTLGALGMDIYRFD from the coding sequence ATGCTGCCCAGCCTGTTTATTTCTCACGGCTCGCCCATGCTCGCCCTCGAGCCCGGTGCCAGCGGCCCGGCCCTGACGCGCCTGGCCGCAGAGCTACCGCGGCCCAAAGCCATTGTGGTGGTCTCGGCGCACTGGGAGAGCCGCGAGCTGTGGGTCAGCAGCCACCCGCAACCAGAAACCTGGCATGACTTCGGTGGCTTTCCTGCCGCCCTGTATGCCGTTCAGTACCCCGCTCCTGGCGAGCCGGCACTGGCCGAGCGCTTGATCGGCCTGTTGGGAGATGCCGGGCTAGCCGCGCGCCTCGACCCCAAGCGCCCGTTTGATCATGGCGTGTGGGTGCCGCTGTCGTTGATGTACCCGGCAGCCGACATCCCCGTAGTACAGGTGTCTCTACCAAGTCAGATGGGCCCGCAGTTGCAGGAGCAGGTGGGCAAGGCGCTGGCGCAATTGCGCGAGGACAACATCCTGCTGATTGGCTCGGGGAGCATTACCCACAACCTGCGCGAGCTCGACTGGCAGGCTGGACCCGAAAGCGTCGAGCCCTGGGCCCTGGCGTTTCGCGACTGGATAATCGACAAGCTGGTAGCCGATGACACCCCCGCCTTGCACGACTACCGCCAGCAGGCGCCGTTTGCCGTGCGCAATCATCCCAGTGATGAGCACCTGTTGCCGCTGTATTTCGCCCGGGGTGCGGGCGGGCGATTCGGGATTGCCCATCAGGGGTTTACGCTGGGGGCGCTGGGGATGGATATTTACCGGTTCGATTGA
- a CDS encoding thiopurine S-methyltransferase has translation MQAEFWHKRWADNQIGFHQRQVNGDLQQYWPSLGLAPGSKVLVPLCGKSLDLAWLAGQGHQVLGIELSQRAVEDFFNEQRLTPEVGQRGAFKTYRSGNLQLWCGDFFALSAEDIADCTALYDRAAVIALPPALRQRYAALLSGYLGSECRGLLITMDYDQALLPGPPFAVVDAQVRQLFADWQPHELEARDILAESPKFVQAGVPMLFERVYRLQR, from the coding sequence ATGCAGGCAGAGTTCTGGCACAAGCGTTGGGCAGACAACCAGATCGGCTTTCATCAGCGCCAGGTCAACGGCGACCTGCAACAGTACTGGCCCAGCCTGGGCCTGGCGCCCGGCAGCAAGGTGCTGGTGCCGTTGTGTGGCAAAAGCCTCGACCTGGCCTGGCTGGCCGGGCAGGGCCATCAGGTGCTCGGCATCGAGCTGTCCCAGCGGGCGGTGGAGGATTTCTTCAACGAACAGCGGTTGACGCCCGAAGTCGGCCAGCGGGGCGCGTTCAAGACCTATCGCAGTGGCAACCTGCAGCTGTGGTGTGGTGATTTCTTCGCCCTGAGCGCCGAGGATATCGCCGACTGCACCGCGCTGTATGACCGGGCCGCAGTGATTGCCTTGCCGCCTGCGTTGCGCCAGCGCTATGCCGCGCTGCTCAGTGGCTATCTGGGGTCCGAGTGTCGGGGGCTGTTGATCACCATGGATTACGACCAGGCCCTGCTGCCGGGCCCGCCCTTTGCGGTGGTTGATGCCCAGGTGCGGCAACTGTTCGCTGACTGGCAGCCGCATGAGCTTGAGGCGCGGGATATTCTCGCCGAGAGCCCGAAGTTCGTTCAGGCCGGGGTGCCGATGCTATTTGAGCGGGTGTACCGCCTGCAGCGCTGA